The window GGTGGATTCTCCATGGGAAATAAGAGTTCCATCGACCCAAGGAAATAgtacacccccctccccccgtctcCTCTATATCGTCTAATGATTGTATATATAGAGAAAGATAGGTTGTCGACTATGATGGGTGTTAAGTacaacaaagcagcagcagctgctgctgctactggaaCGGAAACCCCTCTAGGCTGGGGCTCCTTGAAGCCGAGTGAGCTCTTCCTCGCCACTGAAGCCACCTGGCCCCCGGGGCCCCACGCTCAGTCCCACCACCTGGGTCCACCGCTCGCCCTCCCAACCTGTCAGCCCTTACCCGATCCGCACACCACGAAGATGAACAACGCCAACAACCAGGGCCCCACCGACGCCTTCTCCTCGGGGGCGTTTCTCTGTGGGGAAGAGAGGGGCGCTGTCAGCATCGCTCGGGGatgggcaggtggtgggggggcGAGGCAGCGCCGCAGCCCCCAAGCGCCCCAGCCTGTGAATGGGGTCGCGCCCCCCTCGACCCCTTAAACACGGGCCccccaaccccagaccccgccgGTGTCTCCGCAGCTGTGGCGGTCCCGTCCTGCGCCCGCCGACCTGGGAGCCCGCTCAGGGGGGCACCCGCGCGGGGCTCGCTCCGGAGAGAGCCCGAACATGGGGCGAGGGCAGGGAAGGGTGAGAGAGGCGCCAGCGAtacgggagggggaagagagggaagaaggAGACCCCGCTGAGGCCAGCCTCgaggacccccacccacccaccccgacacGAAGGACTATGGGCCGGGGAGGGGGACCTACCGAGGTCTTGGCCACGTTCCCGCGCTGCGTGATGTTCTTGCTGTGTTTCTCGTTAGCCATCCGGATCCGCTGCTTTGCCACCATCTTTGCTGCCTCTGCCGGCTCGCTCCTGCACGCCTTGCGCCGCCGCCTGTCACTGGCAcgactgccgccgccgccgccgcccggagCTGCGCTTGGACTCcggccctgccgccgccgccgctgccgcgcgAGTGTACGGAGGAGGAAGGCGCTGACGTGACAGGCAGATCACCTCTCGGGCTCCCTCTTGCCCAGCCGCCGCGTAAGCAGCAACTGCCCCCCTCAGGCAGGCCCCGCCCTCCGCAAGCGCGCTGCCAGCGACGGCGTGGGGGGGAGGAGCCGCAACCCGGAAGCGATGTGGCGCCCGACGAGAGATGAAGGGGAGCTGAGTGGGAAGGCGG of the Hemicordylus capensis ecotype Gifberg chromosome 3, rHemCap1.1.pri, whole genome shotgun sequence genome contains:
- the SERP1 gene encoding stress-associated endoplasmic reticulum protein 1, translating into MVAKQRIRMANEKHSKNITQRGNVAKTSRNAPEEKASVGPWLLALFIFVVCGSAIFQIIQSIRMGM